Genomic segment of Streptomyces longhuiensis:
GCCACGGCAGGCTCGTCGGGACGCTGGCCGACGCCCGGCCCGACGTGGAGTGCTGGACGTTCCTGCCCGCGGCGTCGCCGCTGGCGTTCTGGGCGCGGCGACAGGCGCACGAGACGACCGTCCACCGGGTGGACGCGGAGTCCGCGCTGGCCGGGACGCCCGGCGTCATCCCCGCGGAGTTCGCGGTCGACGGCATCGAGGAACTGCTGCTCGGCTTCCACGCCCGCGGCCGGAGCAAGGTGCGGTCGGACACCCCACGCCTGTTGCGCGTGCGGGCCACCGACGCCGATCGGTCATGGACCGTACGGATCTCGCAGGAGCCGCCGGTCACCGAACGGGACGGGGCGGGCGAGGCCGACTGCGAGCTGTCGGGACCCGCGGCGCGGCTCTATCTGTCGCTGTGGAACCGGCTGCCGTTCCCGAGCATCACCGGCGACGCCTCACTGGCCGCACTGTGGCGGGAGCGGTCGGGGGTCACCTGAAGCTGACGACGGGCCGGGCCACCTGGGGAAATCAGCCCTGCGTGCGATCGGCGAGCATGCGCCCCAGTACCGCGCGCTGCAAGGGCCGGACCTCCGTGTGCAGGTCGCGGCCCTTCCGCGTGAGGCAGACCCGGACGCCACGGCGGTCCTCGGGGCACATGCCGCGCTCCAGGAGGCCGTCCTTCTCCAGACGGCCGATCAGGCGCGACAGGGCGCTCTGGCTGAGATGGACCTGAGCGGCGATCTCCTGCACGCGGAAGGAGGAACTGCCGTCCTCCGCCGCGCCGTCGGCCAGGACGTCGAGCACCTCGAAGTCGCTGGCACCCAGGCCGTGCTGATGCAGCTCACGATCGAGCTCGCACATGGTGCGCGCATGCACCGCAAGGATGTCCCGCCACTGATCCACGAGGCCGGGCTCGGCCTTTTTCGCCGCCATGACCGCACCGTAGCAGAAAAGACGGGCATTGTTGCATCGGAATTAAATGCACTTGCAGTCAATGCATATGCATGTAGTCTGCTCCGCATGACCTCTCCGCTCGCCAACACCCCTGCGTCCCAGGAGCGTTGGTCCCCCCGTCTGTGGGGCACACTGCTCGTCCTCTGCGCCGCGATGTTCCTCGACGCACTCGATGTGTCGATGGTCGGAGTCGCCCTGCCGTCCATCGGCTCGGAGCTCGACCTGTCGACGTCGACGCTGCAATGGATCGTCAGCGGCTACATCCTCGGCTACGGCGGCCTGCTGCTGCTCGGTGGTCGCGCGGCCGACCTGCTCGGCCGGCGCCGGGTGTTCCTGATCGCCCTCGGCGTCTTCGCCCTGGCGTCCCTGCTCGGCGGACTCGTCGACTCCGGGCCGCTCCTGATCGCCAGCCGCTTCATCAAGGGCCTCAGCGCCGCGTTCACCGCGCCGGCCGGCCTGTCCATCATCACCACGACGTTCGCCGAGGGCCCGCTGCGCAACCGCGCGCTCTCCATCTACACGACCTGCGCCGCCACCGGCTTCTCCATGGGCCTCGTCCTGTCCGGCCTGCTCACCGAGGCCAGCTGGCGCCTGACCATGCTGCTGCCCGCCCCGATCGCCGTGATCGCGCTGCTCATCGGCATCAAGCTCATCCCGCACAGCGAACGCGAGAAGAACCACCGCGGCTACGACATCCCCGGCGCCATCACCGGCACCGCATCGATGCTGCTCCTCGTGTTCACCGTCGTCCAGGCGCCGGAGGCGGGCTGGGCCTCGGCCCGCACCCTGCTGTCCTTCCTGGCCGTCGCCGTGCTGCTCGCCGTCTTCGTCTCCATCGAGCGCCGCTCCCCGGGCCCACTGATCCGCCTCGGGGTGCTGCGCTCCGGCTCACAGATCAGGGCGCAGCTCGGCGCGATGGCGTTCTTCGGCTCGTACGTCGGCTTCCAGTTCCTGGTCACGCTGTACATGCAGTCCCTGCTCGGCTGGTCCGCGTTGCACACCGCGCTGGCGTTCCTGCCGGCGGGCGCCCTCGTGGCGCTCTCCTCGACGAAGGTCGGCGCGATCGTCGACCGGTTCGGCACCCCGCGCCTCATCGCGGTCGGCTTCACCTTCATGGTGATCGGCTACGCGCTGTTCCTGCGCATCAACCTCGCCCCGGTCTACGCGTCCGTCATCCTGCCGACGATGCTCCTGATCGGCGCGGCCTGCGCCCTGGTGTTCCCCTCGCTCAACATCCAGGCCACGAACGGCGTCCACGACGACGAACAGGGCATGGTCTCGGGCCTGCTCAACACCTCCGTGCAGGTCGGCGGCGCCATCTTCCTCGCCGTCGTGACGGCCGTCGTCACCGCGAACTCCGGCGAGGGCTCGTCCCCGCAGGCCGTCCTCGACAGCTTCCGGCCCGGTCTCGTCGTCGTCACCGCGATCGCGCTGGTCGGCCTGCTGATCACCCTCACCGGGCTGCGGACGCGGCGTCCGCAGAGCACGGTCCTGATCGCGACGTCGGTGCGGGAGGAGGAGTCGGTGCGGGAGGAGCCGGCCCAGGAGGAGTCGGACGCCGCGCGCACGGAGCGCGTCGCGGTCCACGACTGACCCACGGATCCTCCACCGACCCACGGGCCTCGCCCCGACCCCACCCGCTCGCCCCGACCACGCACGGGTGCGCCCGGCCGGCAGTCCCCTGCCTGCCGGGCGCACCCGTGTGTCGGCGGCGTGGGTCCGCTCAGCCGAGCCAGCCGGGCCGCACGAGGCCCGACTCGTAGGCGAGGACGACCAGTTGGGCCCGGTCGCGCGCGCCGAGCTTCACCATCGTGCGGCTCACGTGCGTCTTCGCGGTGAGCGGGCTGACGACGAGGCGGCGGGCGATCTCCTCGTTCGACAGGCCGATGCCGACCAGCGCCATCACCTCACGCTCGCGCTCGGTGAGCTGCCCGAGCGACCCGGCGGCCGCGGGCTCCTTGGAGCGCGCCGCGAACTCGGCGATCAGGCGGCGGGTCACCCCCGGCGAGAGCAGCGCGTCCCCGTGCACCACCGCCCTTACGGCGCGCAGCAGTTCCTCGGGCTCGGTGTCCTTGACGAGGAACCCGGAGGCTCCGGCGCGGATCGCCTCGAAGACGTACTCGTCCAGTTCGAAGGTGGTCAGCATGACCACCTTCACGGTTTCCAGCGCGGCGTCGTCGCTGATGCGGCGGGTCGCGGCGAGCCCGTCGAGGACCGGCATCCGGATGTCCATCAGGACGACGTCGGGCCGCAGGTCGCGCACGAGCCGCACCGCCTCGTCGCCGTCGGAGGCCTCCCCCGTGACCTCGATGTCGCTCTGCGCGTCGAGCAGCGCCCGGAATCCGGCGCGCACGAGCGACTGGTCGTCGGCGAGCAGTACGCGGATCAACGGTTCTCCTCCGTCGGCGTGAACGGCAGTTCGGCGAGCACCCGGAAGCCGCCGTCGGGCCGCGGTCCCGCCTCGATCGTGCCACCCAGCGCGGCGGCCCGCTCACGCATTCCCGCAAGGCCGTTCCCGCTGCCGCCGGCCGCCTCATGGCTCGCCGGCCCGTCGTCGTCGATGCGCAGGAACAGCCCGGTCCCCGTGTACCGCACCTCTACGCGCGCGTTGCGCGACTCCGAATGCCGTACGACGTTGGTGAGCGCCTCCTGCACGATGCGGAACGCGGCGAGGTCGGCTCCGGGCGGCAGCGCGGCGCCGGATCCTTCCGTGGCGATGTCGACGGTGAGGCCCGCGCTCGCGGCCTGCTCCACGAGTTCCGGGAGGCGGTCGAGACCCGGGGCGGGGGCGCGCGGCGCGTCGCCCGGGGTCCGCAGGGTGTCGAGGACCTGGCGGACCTCGCCCAGCGCCTCCTTGCTCGCGGACTTGATGGTGGTGAGGGCGGTACGCGCCTGCTCGGGGTCGGAGTCGAGCAGCGCCAGACCGACGCCCGCCTGGACGTTGATGACCGAGATGGAGTGCGCGAGCACGTCGTGCAGCTCCCGGGCGATCCGCAGGCGCTCCTCGTCCGCGCGCCGCCCGGCCGCCTTCTCGCGCTCGGCGCGTTCCTTCGCCCACTGCTCGCGGCGCGTCTTGACCAGCTCGGAGAACGCCACGATCGCCAGGACCCACGCGGCGATGAAAACCTCCTGCCCCCAGGACGCGGCGTCGTCCCCCGACGGCGGCAGATACGCGTACAGCCAGTGCGCCACGAGCGCATGCCCCACCCAGAACATGCCGATCGCCGCCCACGCGGCTCTGCGGTGCCCCGCGACGATCGCGGCGTAACAGCCCACGGCCACGGTGATGAAGACCGGCCCGTACGCATAGCCCGCGCCGAGGTAGAGCGTCGCGCAGGCCGCCGTGCCGAAGGCCACGAGGACCGGGTACCGCTGACGCCACAGCAGGAGGACGCCGGCCGCGAGCAGCAGTACGCGGGCGAACACGTCGAGGTCGGCCCGGTCGGTCTGGGCTTGCGCCGCGAAGGTCGAGCCGACGAGGACGAACGCGGTGATCAGGACGGTGGATCGCCAGGGCAGGCGCGGCCCCTGGCCCGATGCGCCCCACCGGGGCGGCCCGTAGCGCCTGAGGTGCGGCGGCCCCGCCCAGGTCGGGGGCGGGCCGTCGGCCCCGCGTACGTGCTGCTCATCCATGACCGCAACGCTAGACGCCGCACGGCGTCGCGGGCGTCAGCCGGGCGTGGTGACCACAGCTACTCCCCGGGGAGTAGGCGACAGCGGTCAGGCGGCGCGCGTCACGCCCGGGGCGGCGACTTCCGCTCCCGGGCCGAGGGGATGTCATTCCCGGGGCAGCACCAGGCCCACGCCGTGGGCGAGCTGGGTCGCGGCGTGCGTGAAGAAGGTGGCACGGTCCTCCACGACCCGGTTGAACTGGCCGAACAGCTCGAAGCCGATCAGGCCGAACAGCTGCGCCCAGGCGGCGACGAGGGCGGCCACCACGGCGGGCGGCAGGTCCGGTGCCAGGTCGGCGCCCAGCCGCTCGGCCTCGGGCCGCAGCTCCTCGGGGAGCGGCGGCTCCGCGATCCCGCGACCCTGATGGGCGTCGCGGACGATGTCGAAGAACAGCAGCCCGACGCGCGACGCGGCCGGGACGGTCGTCATCGGCGCGGTGTATCCGGGTACGGGCGAGCCGAAGATGAGCGCGTACTCGTGAGGGTGGGCCAGCGCCCAGGCGCGGACGGCTTCGCCGACGGTGACCCAGCGGCGCACCGGCGTGATCGCTCCCGCCTTGCCGTCGGTGCCCTTCGCCGCCTTCTTGAGCAGGGCGGCGTCCGCCTGCTCGGCCGCCTCGCCGACGGAGTCGTACGCGTCGATGATGAGCGCCGTCAGGAGGTCGTCGCGGCTGGGGAAGTAGCGGTAGAGCGCCGAGGAGACCATGCCCAGCTCACGGGCGACGGCGCGCAGGGACAGCTTCGCGGCGCCCTCGGCCGCGAGTTGTCTGCGGGCCTCGTCCTTGATGGCGGCGGTGACTTCTTCCCGTGCCCTGGCCCTGGCTCCTCGTGCGGTGCTCATACGGGCAGTGTCCCATGCCTTCGGAGCAGTGCACACGTTCCGGATCGATGCACGCGTTATGGATCGGTGCACTCATTTGGGAGCAGTGCACTCACTGGCGAGCGGCGCACTCAGCTGCGGCCGACAGAAAAGAGAGCACTGCTCTTGCTTTGGATCACCGATCACGTGCACACTGATCTCAAGAGAGAGCAGTGCTCTCGCAACCGAGATCGAGACCGACTCCAGCGGCGCCCGCGTCGCGCCACCCACACCCAGGAGATCCCCATGACCGCGAACGCCCAGTCCGGCTCGCCCTCCTCCCCCAGCCCCTACTACCTGAAGGGCAGCCGCCTCAACGTCCGCCTGAACGGCGTGATCGGCTGGCTCGCACGGCACGGCGTCAGCCTGATGGGGTCCGCCGAGCTCTCCGTGCGCGGCCGCAAGAGCGGCCAGATGCAGCGCATCCCGGTCAACCCGCACACGTACGGGGACGCGCAGTACATCGTCTCGGCCCGTGGGCACTCCCAGTGGGTGCGCAACATGCGCGTCGCCGGGGCCGGCGAGCTGCGCGTCGGGCGCAAGGTCCGTACGTTCACCGCGACCGAGGTGCCCGACAGCGAGAAGCTGCCCGTCCTGCGCAGCTACCTGGAGAAGTGGGGCTGGGAGGTCAACCAGTACTTCCAGGGCATCACCGCCAAGTCGACCGACGAAGAGCTGACCGCGGCCGCGCCGGACCACCCGGTCTTCCTCATCACGGTCGAGAAGTAGCCTCCGGATCGTCGTCGACCGACGGCGCGGCCGAGGACGCGGCCGCCGCTGCCGGCCGGTCCAGACGGCTCAGGACGCGACCCGCCATCGGATACGTCCTGACGATCTCGCCCAGCGTCGTCGAACCGCGGGTGATGCGGGCGAACGCCTTCCACGCGGGCCGGAACCCGGTGATCGCCGCGTGCAGCACCCCGGGCCTGCGCTCGAAGACCGTCAGCATCCGCTTGCCGACGCTCATCTCGACACCGAGGCCCGCCTTGACCGCGAACGCGTAGTTCAGAGCCTGCCGGCGCGCG
This window contains:
- a CDS encoding TetR/AcrR family transcriptional regulator; this translates as MSTARGARARAREEVTAAIKDEARRQLAAEGAAKLSLRAVARELGMVSSALYRYFPSRDDLLTALIIDAYDSVGEAAEQADAALLKKAAKGTDGKAGAITPVRRWVTVGEAVRAWALAHPHEYALIFGSPVPGYTAPMTTVPAASRVGLLFFDIVRDAHQGRGIAEPPLPEELRPEAERLGADLAPDLPPAVVAALVAAWAQLFGLIGFELFGQFNRVVEDRATFFTHAATQLAHGVGLVLPRE
- a CDS encoding response regulator transcription factor, yielding MIRVLLADDQSLVRAGFRALLDAQSDIEVTGEASDGDEAVRLVRDLRPDVVLMDIRMPVLDGLAATRRISDDAALETVKVVMLTTFELDEYVFEAIRAGASGFLVKDTEPEELLRAVRAVVHGDALLSPGVTRRLIAEFAARSKEPAAAGSLGQLTEREREVMALVGIGLSNEEIARRLVVSPLTAKTHVSRTMVKLGARDRAQLVVLAYESGLVRPGWLG
- a CDS encoding maleylpyruvate isomerase family mycothiol-dependent enzyme, translated to MKTAEHIETLDEEGRLLAVAAETAGTDAKVPTCPGWAVRDLLRHVGMVHRWATAFVAEGHTSYHPDDGLPDLDGAELVAWFREGHGRLVGTLADARPDVECWTFLPAASPLAFWARRQAHETTVHRVDAESALAGTPGVIPAEFAVDGIEELLLGFHARGRSKVRSDTPRLLRVRATDADRSWTVRISQEPPVTERDGAGEADCELSGPAARLYLSLWNRLPFPSITGDASLAALWRERSGVT
- a CDS encoding MarR family winged helix-turn-helix transcriptional regulator: MAAKKAEPGLVDQWRDILAVHARTMCELDRELHQHGLGASDFEVLDVLADGAAEDGSSSFRVQEIAAQVHLSQSALSRLIGRLEKDGLLERGMCPEDRRGVRVCLTRKGRDLHTEVRPLQRAVLGRMLADRTQG
- a CDS encoding nitroreductase family deazaflavin-dependent oxidoreductase — protein: MTANAQSGSPSSPSPYYLKGSRLNVRLNGVIGWLARHGVSLMGSAELSVRGRKSGQMQRIPVNPHTYGDAQYIVSARGHSQWVRNMRVAGAGELRVGRKVRTFTATEVPDSEKLPVLRSYLEKWGWEVNQYFQGITAKSTDEELTAAAPDHPVFLITVEK
- a CDS encoding sensor histidine kinase translates to MDEQHVRGADGPPPTWAGPPHLRRYGPPRWGASGQGPRLPWRSTVLITAFVLVGSTFAAQAQTDRADLDVFARVLLLAAGVLLLWRQRYPVLVAFGTAACATLYLGAGYAYGPVFITVAVGCYAAIVAGHRRAAWAAIGMFWVGHALVAHWLYAYLPPSGDDAASWGQEVFIAAWVLAIVAFSELVKTRREQWAKERAEREKAAGRRADEERLRIARELHDVLAHSISVINVQAGVGLALLDSDPEQARTALTTIKSASKEALGEVRQVLDTLRTPGDAPRAPAPGLDRLPELVEQAASAGLTVDIATEGSGAALPPGADLAAFRIVQEALTNVVRHSESRNARVEVRYTGTGLFLRIDDDGPASHEAAGGSGNGLAGMRERAAALGGTIEAGPRPDGGFRVLAELPFTPTEENR
- a CDS encoding MFS transporter; amino-acid sequence: MTSPLANTPASQERWSPRLWGTLLVLCAAMFLDALDVSMVGVALPSIGSELDLSTSTLQWIVSGYILGYGGLLLLGGRAADLLGRRRVFLIALGVFALASLLGGLVDSGPLLIASRFIKGLSAAFTAPAGLSIITTTFAEGPLRNRALSIYTTCAATGFSMGLVLSGLLTEASWRLTMLLPAPIAVIALLIGIKLIPHSEREKNHRGYDIPGAITGTASMLLLVFTVVQAPEAGWASARTLLSFLAVAVLLAVFVSIERRSPGPLIRLGVLRSGSQIRAQLGAMAFFGSYVGFQFLVTLYMQSLLGWSALHTALAFLPAGALVALSSTKVGAIVDRFGTPRLIAVGFTFMVIGYALFLRINLAPVYASVILPTMLLIGAACALVFPSLNIQATNGVHDDEQGMVSGLLNTSVQVGGAIFLAVVTAVVTANSGEGSSPQAVLDSFRPGLVVVTAIALVGLLITLTGLRTRRPQSTVLIATSVREEESVREEPAQEESDAARTERVAVHD